One Streptomyces sp. V4I8 genomic window carries:
- a CDS encoding MarR family winged helix-turn-helix transcriptional regulator, translated as MSTPPLPELPDTPASPEVIEIERALTRITYLSTRARQHERLMALAGVPLDRAAVALLRQVADSESLRPGELANRLGVEASHVTRTVQQLQKSGYVTRVPDPQDRRAQRIELTEAGRQAIARVRDAGARGMQLALADWKPEELGRLATLFHRMVDDFLAHAVDDESEPQPTAPAGTA; from the coding sequence ATGTCCACACCACCCCTCCCCGAACTCCCCGACACCCCCGCGTCCCCGGAAGTGATCGAGATCGAGCGCGCGCTCACCCGGATCACCTACCTGAGCACCCGCGCCCGGCAGCACGAACGGCTCATGGCCCTGGCCGGAGTGCCGCTGGACAGGGCGGCCGTGGCGCTCCTGCGGCAGGTCGCCGACTCGGAGTCGCTGCGGCCCGGGGAACTGGCCAACCGCCTCGGTGTGGAGGCCTCGCACGTCACGCGCACGGTGCAGCAGCTCCAGAAGTCCGGCTACGTCACCCGGGTCCCCGACCCCCAGGACCGCCGCGCCCAGCGCATCGAACTCACCGAAGCCGGCCGGCAGGCCATCGCCCGGGTCCGCGACGCCGGCGCTCGTGGCATGCAACTGGCCCTCGCCGACTGGAAGCCCGAGGAACTGGGCCGGCTGGCCACCCTCTTCCACCGTATGGTCGACGACTTCCTCGCCCACGCCGTCGACGACGAGAGCGAACCGCAGCCGACGGCACCGGCCGGGACCGCCTGA
- a CDS encoding NAD(P)/FAD-dependent oxidoreductase: MRRIVVVGASAAGLAAAETLRREGYDGTLTLVGDEPLAPYDRPPLSKQLLSAEWGPERLALRTPGDLAGLNLDLRLGVAATGLRLVDSAVELADGSTLPYDGLILATGVHPRRLPGGGGHVLRTLDDALRLRDRLTPGRRLVVVGAGFLGAEAAAVAWRLGCEVTLLEPAPVPLAHAVGAEVGAMLTRVHLERGVDLRCGATVTEVTEDGARLADGELVRADEVLIAVGSLPNTDWLDGSGLTIGDGVVCDEYCEAARHVYAAGDVARWYNPRFGQSMRIEHRTNAAEQGMAAARNLLNPDARKPFAPVPYFWSDQYDMKIQAYGHLRGHDEVAVVEGDLEEGRFVAAYRRGDRVTGALAVGLPPKAIRQWRQAIMTGADWDGTVPSRSRAEAVPGGASA; this comes from the coding sequence GTGAGGCGCATCGTCGTCGTGGGTGCCTCGGCCGCCGGGCTCGCGGCGGCCGAGACGCTCCGCCGCGAGGGCTACGACGGCACCCTCACCCTCGTCGGCGACGAACCCCTCGCTCCCTATGACCGTCCGCCCCTGTCCAAGCAACTGCTGTCCGCCGAATGGGGGCCCGAGCGACTGGCGTTGCGTACCCCCGGCGACCTGGCCGGACTCAACCTCGACCTGCGCCTGGGCGTGGCCGCCACAGGCCTCCGACTCGTCGACAGCGCAGTGGAGTTGGCCGACGGCTCGACGCTGCCGTACGACGGACTGATCCTCGCCACCGGCGTACACCCGCGCCGGCTGCCCGGGGGAGGCGGGCATGTGCTGCGCACCCTGGACGACGCCCTGAGGCTGCGGGACCGGCTGACGCCGGGCAGACGACTGGTCGTGGTCGGGGCAGGGTTCCTCGGCGCCGAGGCCGCCGCCGTCGCCTGGCGGCTCGGCTGCGAGGTGACGCTCCTCGAACCCGCCCCCGTGCCGTTGGCCCACGCCGTCGGCGCGGAGGTCGGCGCGATGCTGACGCGGGTCCATCTGGAACGGGGCGTGGACCTGCGCTGCGGCGCCACCGTGACCGAGGTGACCGAGGACGGCGCACGCCTCGCCGACGGTGAACTGGTCCGGGCCGACGAGGTGTTGATCGCGGTCGGCTCGCTGCCCAACACGGACTGGCTCGACGGCAGCGGGCTCACCATCGGCGACGGCGTGGTCTGCGACGAGTACTGCGAGGCCGCGCGGCACGTGTACGCCGCCGGGGACGTCGCCCGCTGGTACAACCCGCGGTTCGGGCAGTCGATGCGGATCGAGCACCGCACCAACGCCGCCGAGCAGGGGATGGCCGCGGCCCGCAACCTGCTGAACCCGGACGCGCGCAAACCGTTCGCACCGGTGCCGTACTTCTGGTCCGACCAGTACGACATGAAGATCCAGGCGTACGGCCATCTGCGTGGCCACGACGAGGTCGCCGTCGTGGAGGGGGACCTCGAGGAGGGCAGGTTCGTGGCCGCCTACCGCCGGGGCGACCGGGTGACGGGCGCACTGGCCGTGGGGCTGCCGCCGAAGGCGATCCGGCAGTGGCGGCAGGCGATCATGACGGGCGCGGACTGGGACGGGACCGTGCCGTCCCGGTCGCGTGCCGAGGCCGTGCCGGGCGGGGCGTCCGCCTGA
- a CDS encoding ferredoxin yields MKVELEADKCVASGQCVLAAMDVFDQDDDGIAILLAEQPAAEHLDGVREAVAVCPAAAIRLVDQ; encoded by the coding sequence ATGAAGGTGGAGCTGGAAGCCGACAAGTGCGTCGCGTCCGGACAGTGCGTGCTCGCCGCGATGGACGTGTTCGACCAGGACGACGACGGCATCGCGATCCTGCTCGCCGAGCAGCCCGCCGCCGAACACCTCGACGGCGTACGCGAGGCCGTGGCCGTCTGCCCCGCCGCCGCGATCCGACTGGTGGACCAGTGA
- a CDS encoding cytochrome P450 produces MADTLTGPAHEAPDAVPEFPMPRDSRCPFDPPPALKELQGQGPLTKVRLWDGSESWLVTRYAEQRALLGDARVSADTDQPGYPTKASPEAGEGKLSFIMMDDPEHARLRRMVTGPFAVKKVETLRPAVQRIVDGLIDDMLAGPAPVDLVDAFALPIPSLVICELLGVPYEEHEFFQENTKTMVRTTATPEERGAASREVAGYLAGLLGKRIAEPKDDLLSGIAARVTAGELTHQQATEMALLLLIAGHETTANMIALGTLALLQHPDQLKLLQETDDPKLVAAAVEELLRYLHITHMGRRRAVTEDIEIAGQVIKAGEGVIMVNEIGNRDPEVFADPDRLDLTRDARRHVAFGFGVHQCLGQPLARMELQVVYGTLYKRIPTLKLAAPMEDVRFKTDAFIYGVHELPVSW; encoded by the coding sequence ATGGCCGACACCCTGACCGGTCCCGCCCACGAAGCGCCGGACGCCGTCCCGGAGTTCCCGATGCCCAGGGACTCCCGCTGTCCCTTCGATCCGCCGCCCGCGCTCAAGGAGCTGCAAGGCCAAGGGCCGCTGACCAAGGTGAGGCTGTGGGACGGCAGTGAGTCCTGGCTCGTGACCCGGTACGCCGAGCAGCGGGCCCTGCTGGGCGACGCACGCGTCAGTGCCGACACCGACCAGCCCGGCTATCCGACCAAGGCCAGCCCCGAGGCCGGCGAGGGCAAGCTCAGCTTCATCATGATGGACGACCCCGAACACGCCCGGCTGCGCCGGATGGTGACGGGCCCGTTCGCCGTCAAGAAGGTCGAGACGCTGCGGCCCGCCGTACAGCGCATCGTGGACGGCCTGATCGACGACATGCTGGCCGGTCCCGCCCCCGTGGACCTGGTGGACGCGTTCGCCCTGCCGATCCCCTCGCTCGTCATCTGCGAGCTGCTGGGCGTGCCGTACGAGGAGCACGAGTTCTTCCAGGAGAACACCAAGACCATGGTCCGTACGACCGCCACGCCCGAGGAGCGGGGCGCGGCGAGCCGTGAGGTCGCGGGCTACCTGGCCGGACTCCTGGGGAAGCGGATCGCCGAGCCGAAGGACGATCTGCTCTCCGGCATCGCCGCCCGCGTCACCGCCGGTGAACTCACCCACCAGCAGGCGACCGAGATGGCCCTGCTCCTGCTGATCGCGGGTCACGAGACCACCGCGAACATGATCGCGCTCGGCACGCTGGCCCTCCTGCAGCACCCCGACCAGCTCAAGCTGCTGCAGGAGACGGACGACCCGAAGCTCGTCGCCGCCGCGGTGGAGGAGCTTCTGCGCTACCTGCACATCACCCACATGGGCCGGCGCCGGGCGGTGACCGAGGACATCGAGATCGCGGGCCAGGTGATCAAGGCCGGCGAGGGCGTCATCATGGTCAACGAGATCGGCAACCGCGACCCCGAGGTCTTCGCCGACCCCGACCGCCTCGACCTCACCCGCGACGCCCGCCGCCACGTCGCCTTCGGCTTCGGCGTCCACCAGTGCCTGGGCCAGCCGCTGGCCCGCATGGAGCTCCAGGTCGTCTACGGCACCCTCTACAAGCGCATCCCGACGCTGAAGCTGGCCGCCCCGATGGAGGACGTCCGCTTCAAGACCGACGCGTTCATCTACGGCGTCCACGAACTGCCCGTCTCCTGGTGA
- a CDS encoding response regulator transcription factor translates to MSTRQTAPPVDGAPRETPALARGAGQHVLIVAGDPDLAELLSTTLELAGYRTSVSGTGGDALELVARRRFDLVVLDTDVPDMANFSPERRPTLPHRPPVLLLSACDSLHRLVPELGPGERDYVTKPFRVAEVLARIQVLLRGTRPGRPGGSALHYGDLVLDDTVCRARRGTRALDLTPAEYRLLRHLLVNAHRVLSKEQIGRYVWGDHRGDNAIEQLVSRLRRKVDRDGGGAPALIHTRRGFGYWLGRSDTAS, encoded by the coding sequence ATGAGCACCCGGCAGACGGCCCCGCCCGTGGACGGCGCCCCCCGGGAGACGCCCGCCCTCGCCCGCGGCGCCGGCCAGCACGTCCTGATCGTCGCCGGTGACCCCGACCTCGCCGAACTGCTCTCGACCACCCTGGAGTTGGCCGGCTACCGGACCAGCGTCAGCGGCACCGGCGGCGACGCGCTGGAGCTGGTCGCGAGGCGGCGCTTCGACCTGGTCGTCCTCGACACCGACGTGCCGGACATGGCGAACTTCAGCCCGGAACGCCGGCCCACGCTCCCGCACCGCCCACCCGTCCTTCTCCTCAGCGCATGCGACTCCCTGCACCGGCTCGTGCCCGAACTCGGCCCGGGGGAGCGGGACTACGTCACCAAACCCTTCCGGGTGGCCGAGGTCCTGGCCAGGATCCAGGTGCTGCTGCGCGGCACCCGCCCGGGTCGGCCCGGCGGCAGTGCCCTGCACTACGGCGACCTGGTGCTCGACGACACGGTGTGCCGGGCCCGGCGCGGCACGCGGGCCCTCGACCTCACGCCCGCGGAGTACCGGCTGCTGCGCCATCTCCTGGTCAACGCGCACCGCGTGCTGTCGAAGGAGCAGATCGGCCGCTACGTCTGGGGCGACCACCGCGGCGACAACGCGATCGAGCAACTCGTCTCCCGGCTGCGCCGCAAGGTCGACCGGGACGGCGGGGGCGCCCCCGCGCTGATCCATACGCGCCGCGGCTTCGGCTACTGGCTGGGCCGGTCCGACACCGCTTCCTGA
- a CDS encoding TetR/AcrR family transcriptional regulator, with protein MAGRTLREEQVSATRELLLTAAERLFAEHGVHSVSNRQVSEAAGQGNNTAVGYHFGTKADLVRAIVRKRATRIEEIRSRLVADLTDPDDVRGWVDCLVRPVLEHLAALGSPTWYARFCAQVVADPALHRIMVEEALTSPALQKIIEGVNRCLPDLPPEVSAERGEMVRHLIVHVAAERERALAEHTPTPRSTWADAAAGLADAVVGMWLAPVTPGR; from the coding sequence GTGGCAGGCAGGACGCTGCGAGAGGAGCAGGTCAGCGCGACCCGGGAGCTGCTCCTGACGGCGGCCGAGCGGCTCTTCGCCGAACACGGTGTCCACTCGGTCTCCAACCGTCAGGTCAGCGAGGCCGCGGGCCAGGGCAACAACACCGCTGTCGGCTACCACTTCGGAACCAAGGCCGACCTGGTCCGCGCCATCGTCCGCAAGCGCGCCACGCGCATCGAGGAGATCCGGTCCCGCCTGGTCGCCGACCTGACGGACCCCGACGACGTGCGCGGCTGGGTGGACTGCCTGGTCCGCCCCGTCCTCGAACATCTCGCCGCGCTCGGCAGCCCCACCTGGTACGCCCGGTTCTGCGCCCAGGTCGTCGCCGACCCGGCACTGCACCGGATCATGGTCGAGGAGGCTCTCACCTCTCCGGCCCTCCAGAAGATCATCGAGGGCGTGAACCGGTGCCTGCCCGACCTCCCGCCCGAGGTGAGCGCCGAACGCGGTGAGATGGTCCGCCACCTCATCGTCCACGTCGCCGCAGAGCGCGAGCGCGCCCTCGCCGAGCACACCCCCACCCCACGTTCCACCTGGGCCGATGCCGCCGCCGGCCTGGCCGACGCCGTCGTCGGCATGTGGCTGGCACCCGTCACACCTGGTCGCTGA
- a CDS encoding response regulator, protein MPIRVLLADDQALLRATFRILIDSCPDMEVVAEAADGTEAVHLARTHRPDLVLMDIRMPGTDGLTATSAICADPDLTAVRVLILTTFEIDEYVAQALRAGAGGFLGKDVTADVLLDGIRTVAAGDSLLSPMATRTLITRFLASPVESSQAAGPEHLTALTAREREVMAWVAEGHSNEEIAEKLFVSPLTVRTHVHRAMTKLGARDRAQLVVMAYQSGLVRAVPPNDGH, encoded by the coding sequence ATGCCCATCCGCGTGCTGCTCGCCGACGACCAGGCCCTGCTGCGGGCCACCTTCCGGATCCTGATCGACTCCTGCCCGGACATGGAGGTGGTCGCCGAGGCCGCCGACGGCACCGAGGCCGTCCACCTCGCCCGGACCCACCGCCCCGACCTGGTCCTGATGGACATCCGTATGCCCGGCACCGACGGACTGACGGCCACCTCCGCGATCTGCGCGGACCCGGACCTCACGGCGGTGCGGGTGCTGATCCTCACCACGTTCGAGATCGACGAGTACGTCGCACAGGCGCTGCGGGCCGGGGCCGGCGGCTTCCTCGGCAAGGACGTCACCGCGGACGTCCTGCTCGACGGCATCCGGACCGTGGCCGCCGGCGACTCCCTGCTCTCCCCCATGGCGACCCGCACGCTGATCACCCGGTTCCTGGCCTCCCCCGTCGAGAGCTCGCAGGCGGCCGGGCCCGAGCACCTCACCGCGCTCACCGCACGCGAGCGGGAGGTCATGGCCTGGGTGGCCGAGGGCCACTCCAACGAGGAGATCGCCGAGAAGCTCTTCGTCAGCCCGCTGACCGTGCGCACCCACGTCCACCGGGCGATGACGAAGCTGGGCGCCCGCGATCGTGCCCAACTCGTCGTGATGGCCTACCAGTCCGGGCTGGTGCGGGCCGTACCCCCGAACGACGGCCACTGA
- a CDS encoding ATP-dependent DNA ligase, protein MSLPLIPPMLATPGTLPPAAQDARWAYETKQDGQRAVIYLEGDGTLLLRARSGEDITAAYPELWPLGEALGPTPAVLDGEILALDEEGRADFQLLQSRMGLAHAPARAARMASRTPVHLVLFDVLHLAGRSLLKTPYTRRRGRLEELGLGGPFWSTPAALVGHGAEALRATREHGLEGLVCKRLDSVYEPGVRSRAWIKIRNMLSEDVIVGGWLPGKGRLSGLPGALLVGQYAAGRRLRYVGGVGTGWSAAERTELAELLRACASDVCPFDPPPQVAGAHWVLPRLVGEVRYSVRTRSGMLRQPSWLRLRPDLAPQDAAADLPDDS, encoded by the coding sequence GTGAGCCTGCCGCTGATCCCTCCCATGCTCGCCACGCCCGGCACCCTGCCGCCCGCAGCGCAGGACGCGCGCTGGGCGTACGAGACCAAGCAGGACGGCCAGCGCGCGGTGATCTACCTCGAAGGGGACGGCACCCTCCTGCTGCGCGCCCGTTCCGGCGAGGACATCACGGCCGCCTATCCCGAACTGTGGCCCCTCGGCGAAGCACTCGGCCCCACACCGGCCGTACTGGACGGGGAGATCCTGGCGCTGGACGAGGAGGGACGCGCCGACTTCCAGTTGCTGCAGTCCCGCATGGGTCTGGCCCACGCCCCCGCGCGGGCCGCTCGGATGGCCTCCCGGACTCCCGTGCATCTGGTGCTGTTCGACGTACTGCACCTGGCGGGCCGCTCCCTGCTGAAGACCCCCTATACCCGGCGGCGCGGACGGCTGGAGGAGCTGGGTCTGGGCGGGCCGTTCTGGTCGACGCCGGCCGCGCTGGTCGGACATGGCGCCGAGGCGCTGCGCGCCACCCGCGAGCACGGGCTGGAGGGGCTGGTGTGCAAGCGGCTGGACTCGGTGTACGAGCCCGGGGTGCGCTCCCGCGCCTGGATCAAGATCCGCAACATGCTCAGTGAGGACGTGATCGTCGGCGGCTGGCTGCCCGGCAAGGGGCGGCTCTCCGGCCTGCCGGGCGCGCTGCTCGTCGGGCAGTACGCGGCCGGGCGGCGGCTGCGCTACGTCGGCGGTGTGGGAACCGGCTGGAGCGCGGCCGAACGCACCGAGCTGGCCGAACTGTTGCGGGCCTGCGCGAGTGACGTGTGCCCCTTCGATCCCCCGCCTCAGGTCGCGGGCGCGCACTGGGTACTGCCCCGGCTGGTCGGCGAGGTGCGCTACAGCGTCCGCACCCGGTCCGGAATGCTGCGCCAGCCGTCCTGGCTGCGCCTCAGGCCCGACCTGGCGCCGCAGGACGCGGCGGCCGACCTTCCCGACGACAGCTGA
- a CDS encoding NPP1 family protein, protein MSSQTFRTHRKRWLTGLAGAAALVVAFPSVAFAAPPAALPANAESAERTYQPAFDYDTDGCYSTPAIGPDGTVNGGLNPTGSLSGDCRHASDLDNTNGYSRYKCNNGWCAYMYGLYFEKDQAVAGSSIGGHRHDWEHVVVWVQNNAVQYVSTSNHGSFTISPASSVRFDGTHAKIVYHKDGVSTHCFRLANSNDEPPENHKGTWQYPPLVGWNGYPAGVRDKLVAYNFGSANFGLKDANFANHLASAKPSGIAFDPNA, encoded by the coding sequence GTGTCGTCACAGACGTTCCGCACGCACCGCAAAAGATGGCTCACCGGTCTGGCCGGTGCCGCCGCGCTCGTAGTCGCCTTCCCCAGCGTCGCCTTCGCCGCCCCGCCCGCGGCGCTCCCGGCCAACGCCGAGTCGGCCGAGAGGACGTACCAGCCCGCCTTCGACTACGACACCGACGGCTGCTACTCCACCCCCGCCATCGGCCCGGACGGAACCGTCAACGGCGGCCTCAACCCGACCGGTTCGCTCAGCGGCGACTGCCGTCACGCGTCGGACCTCGACAACACCAACGGCTACTCGCGCTACAAGTGCAACAACGGCTGGTGCGCCTATATGTACGGCCTGTACTTCGAGAAGGACCAGGCGGTCGCGGGCAGCAGCATCGGCGGGCACCGGCACGACTGGGAGCACGTCGTGGTGTGGGTGCAGAACAACGCGGTGCAGTACGTCTCGACGTCCAACCACGGCTCGTTCACGATCAGCCCCGCGTCCTCGGTGCGCTTCGACGGTACGCACGCGAAGATCGTGTACCACAAGGACGGCGTCAGCACGCACTGCTTCCGCCTCGCCAACTCCAATGACGAGCCGCCGGAGAACCACAAGGGCACCTGGCAGTACCCGCCGCTGGTCGGCTGGAACGGCTACCCGGCGGGCGTGCGCGACAAGCTGGTCGCGTACAACTTCGGCAGCGCCAACTTCGGCCTGAAGGACGCCAACTTCGCGAACCACCTGGCGTCGGCGAAGCCCTCGGGGATCGCGTTCGACCCCAACGCCTGA
- a CDS encoding questin oxidase family protein translates to MATTHTSGQLEEALERVHASGPERDGWLSNHAPMVVEALAAHGHAGAVHHWLDLYRDRLEDFPDRVAPVTDDNWASALGDPRRIADWTDHYSRTLADRPWRSVLAEWWPRLLPGMYGGATHTVIRVGHAVRALQAGENGPRLTELAHALGYWAARHQPITGVAALPGAPTATEALDAVPAIEPGHLGFRTRLAAVRRLPVWADDVADPDTAKDRLAELVRAATHRYATHGHGEPTMLVHAATAPNAVLRTLDALPRELWAPSLRAAWTASAAVTAMYGPVEPLAHVPPTPLTAEEVLEKALTHGDEHVIKFADTALDVGDETALAAALRAVELSEPLV, encoded by the coding sequence ATGGCCACCACTCACACGAGCGGACAGCTCGAAGAAGCCCTGGAACGCGTCCACGCATCCGGCCCGGAACGCGACGGCTGGCTGTCCAACCACGCCCCCATGGTCGTCGAAGCCCTCGCCGCGCACGGTCACGCGGGGGCCGTCCACCACTGGCTGGACCTCTACCGCGACCGGTTGGAGGACTTCCCCGACCGTGTCGCCCCCGTCACCGACGACAACTGGGCCTCGGCGCTGGGCGATCCCCGCCGCATCGCCGACTGGACCGACCACTACTCCCGCACGCTCGCCGACCGCCCCTGGAGGAGCGTGCTCGCCGAGTGGTGGCCACGCCTGCTGCCCGGGATGTACGGCGGCGCCACGCACACGGTCATCCGGGTCGGTCACGCCGTACGCGCCCTCCAGGCGGGCGAGAACGGGCCCCGGCTCACCGAACTCGCCCACGCGCTGGGCTACTGGGCCGCCCGCCACCAGCCGATCACCGGCGTCGCCGCGCTGCCGGGCGCACCGACCGCCACCGAGGCCCTGGACGCCGTACCGGCGATCGAGCCGGGGCACCTGGGATTCCGCACCCGTCTGGCCGCCGTGCGCCGACTACCCGTGTGGGCCGACGACGTGGCCGACCCGGACACCGCGAAGGACCGCCTCGCCGAGCTCGTCCGGGCCGCGACCCACCGCTACGCCACCCACGGCCACGGCGAGCCCACCATGCTCGTCCACGCGGCCACGGCACCCAACGCCGTCCTGCGCACCCTCGACGCGCTCCCCCGCGAGCTGTGGGCCCCGAGCCTGCGCGCGGCCTGGACGGCCTCCGCGGCCGTGACGGCGATGTACGGGCCCGTGGAACCGCTCGCCCATGTGCCACCGACGCCGCTGACGGCCGAGGAAGTCCTGGAAAAGGCTCTCACCCATGGGGACGAACACGTCATCAAGTTCGCCGACACGGCCCTCGACGTCGGTGACGAAACCGCCCTCGCGGCCGCGCTGCGGGCGGTCGAGCTCAGCGAGCCCCTGGTGTGA
- a CDS encoding DUF5937 family protein, producing MPLALHLGTDDLTRCRFAISPLCQTHEALRMLRRPARHGYHQGWLRRMRRTVAGLDLAPLWLFVPPAGGYTPDFLGAPPQEPYPAIEDELARMRATDPALAHAEMARSLACTPGLAGSPQGRAALDDPAATVRRLADLTERAWHALLAPDWPRHRAVLEADIAHRSRRAADAGLDALLTGLHPAVDWAGHTLTLRGYRDVADAQHPDGRGVLLMPSVFVWPDVVSGFARPWQPTVIYPARGMRRLHTTPVPRPPDALARLLGHQRAALLAGLTTPSSTTDLARRHGLAPSTVSAHLSVLREAGLLVSRRQGHSVLYGRTALGDALADGGVTPGAR from the coding sequence ATGCCGCTCGCCCTGCACCTGGGCACCGACGACCTCACGCGCTGCCGGTTCGCGATCTCGCCGCTGTGCCAGACCCACGAGGCGCTGCGCATGCTCCGCCGGCCCGCCCGGCACGGCTACCACCAGGGCTGGCTGCGCCGCATGCGCCGTACGGTCGCGGGGCTCGACCTGGCGCCGCTGTGGCTGTTCGTCCCGCCCGCCGGCGGCTACACCCCTGACTTCCTCGGCGCGCCGCCGCAGGAGCCGTACCCCGCCATCGAGGACGAGCTGGCGCGGATGCGCGCCACCGACCCCGCCCTGGCCCACGCGGAGATGGCCCGCTCGCTCGCCTGCACCCCCGGACTCGCCGGGTCGCCCCAAGGGCGCGCCGCGCTCGACGACCCGGCCGCCACCGTCCGGCGCCTGGCCGACCTCACCGAACGGGCCTGGCACGCCCTGCTCGCCCCGGACTGGCCCCGCCACCGTGCCGTGCTGGAGGCGGACATCGCGCACCGCTCACGCCGGGCGGCCGACGCCGGCCTCGACGCGCTGCTCACCGGTCTGCACCCGGCCGTCGACTGGGCCGGTCACACCCTCACCCTGCGCGGGTACCGGGACGTGGCGGACGCCCAACATCCCGACGGCAGAGGCGTGTTGCTCATGCCGAGCGTGTTCGTGTGGCCGGACGTGGTGAGCGGCTTCGCCCGGCCCTGGCAGCCGACGGTCATCTACCCCGCCCGAGGCATGCGCCGCCTGCACACCACCCCGGTGCCGCGCCCGCCGGATGCGCTCGCCCGGCTGCTGGGCCATCAACGCGCGGCCCTCCTGGCCGGCCTCACCACCCCGTCCTCGACGACGGACCTGGCCCGCCGCCACGGCCTGGCGCCCTCGACCGTGTCGGCCCATCTCTCGGTCCTGCGGGAGGCGGGCCTGTTGGTGTCCCGGCGTCAGGGGCACTCCGTGCTGTACGGGCGAACGGCCCTGGGCGACGCCCTGGCCGATGGGGGCGTCACACCAGGGGCTCGCTGA
- a CDS encoding MFS transporter, translated as MGSASPARPAPWQRAAVVAALMLAAFTFNTTENLPVGLLALMADDLRVSLAAVGALVTGYGLTVAVVSLPLAHVTRAVPRRYLLAGLLGLLAVGSWVSALDGVSYGVLLAARVATALGQALFWAVMGPVAVGLFPPERRGRIIGLLSVGGSLATVAGVPAGTWLGGHTGWRTPFALLGLLALVALVAIAALLPTSRPEDGHAAYGATPDRRGFSVVLAVTALSVTGAFAGFTYVVVFLQQVSGFSEEAVSAVLLAFGGAALAGVTVAGPLLDRLPRATLTVPVAGQAVALLGLCTTGHVPAATVVLVMLLGAAVATTFMATQSRVLSVAPGRTETALAANSAAYNVGIAAGALLGGLLLPAVGVRGTFLVGGLLTVGALAVLSWPARAGSEGRAGIGPSRAGAGL; from the coding sequence ATGGGCAGCGCAAGTCCGGCACGTCCCGCACCCTGGCAGCGTGCCGCCGTCGTCGCGGCGCTGATGCTGGCGGCGTTCACCTTCAACACCACCGAGAATCTGCCGGTCGGCCTGCTCGCGCTCATGGCGGACGACCTGCGGGTGTCGCTCGCGGCCGTGGGCGCCCTGGTCACCGGGTACGGCCTGACCGTGGCCGTCGTCTCGCTGCCCCTCGCCCATGTCACCCGGGCCGTGCCGCGCCGGTATCTGCTCGCGGGGCTGCTCGGGCTGCTGGCCGTGGGCAGTTGGGTGTCGGCGCTGGACGGAGTGTCGTACGGGGTGCTGCTGGCGGCGCGGGTGGCGACGGCCTTGGGGCAGGCGTTGTTCTGGGCGGTGATGGGGCCGGTCGCGGTCGGTCTGTTCCCGCCCGAGCGCCGGGGGCGGATCATCGGACTGCTGTCGGTCGGCGGTTCCCTCGCCACGGTGGCCGGGGTTCCGGCCGGGACCTGGCTGGGCGGGCACACCGGCTGGCGCACGCCCTTCGCCCTGCTCGGCCTACTGGCGCTGGTCGCGCTCGTGGCCATCGCCGCCCTGCTGCCGACATCCCGCCCGGAGGACGGCCACGCGGCGTACGGCGCGACACCGGACCGGCGCGGGTTCTCCGTCGTGCTGGCCGTCACCGCCCTGTCGGTGACCGGTGCCTTCGCCGGGTTCACCTACGTCGTCGTCTTCCTCCAGCAGGTGAGCGGGTTCAGCGAAGAGGCCGTGAGTGCCGTGCTGTTGGCGTTCGGCGGGGCGGCGCTGGCCGGGGTCACGGTGGCCGGGCCGCTCCTGGACCGCCTCCCCCGTGCCACGCTGACCGTGCCAGTGGCGGGCCAGGCGGTGGCGCTGCTCGGCCTCTGCACGACGGGCCATGTCCCGGCGGCGACCGTCGTGCTGGTCATGCTGCTGGGCGCGGCGGTCGCGACCACCTTCATGGCGACGCAGAGCCGGGTGCTGTCGGTGGCGCCGGGCCGTACCGAGACCGCCCTCGCGGCCAACTCGGCGGCCTACAACGTGGGGATCGCCGCCGGCGCGCTGCTCGGGGGCTTGCTGCTGCCCGCGGTCGGGGTGCGCGGGACGTTCCTGGTCGGGGGGCTGCTCACGGTGGGAGCGCTGGCGGTGCTGTCGTGGCCTGCGCGAGCGGGCTCCGAGGGACGGGCGGGAATCGGGCCGTCCCGTGCGGGCGCGGGGTTGTGA